One window of Acidobacteriota bacterium genomic DNA carries:
- a CDS encoding carboxypeptidase regulatory-like domain-containing protein — MKRIPYPSSVPLVVLVVFLTLIAGPALALPEVASPVEELPEPESPGTITGFAYGGANSSELPWGAPVAALLVEVQDGEGDVVAKAVTDGDGAYSVSGLKEGSYLVSATESESGASGAYGVDVAGGTATVLNFVFDERRDSPVIGVPAARLLRRGEANPDPMENGVVDLEDLVFVRSEMGAKADAGRRDADLDDNGRVDHADLALVHSSFGQVLLNAETTFAADVAPGGSTCQVAGGIAIQSQSGHTTGTLKAMEGGVVRFEVIDDSGTATSPQIGGLVFDDDPDAPSYVDISLADGRILGGEVGLAVTFDADPDSTYIGRGSVSEGYVAFRPGGFGGYRLASVSGELQVGSVRVAYACDEDNDPKEDKACETKQVPRGSAQCSLGGTACKTNGAACAKNGGCKTCHDSTVTYYHPNNPNRPIGTKCTGCSCF; from the coding sequence ATGAAACGAATCCCTTACCCTTCCTCAGTTCCCCTCGTCGTCCTTGTCGTCTTTCTCACCCTGATCGCCGGCCCGGCCCTCGCTCTACCGGAGGTCGCCTCGCCGGTCGAGGAGCTACCGGAACCGGAGTCGCCCGGAACCATTACCGGCTTCGCCTACGGCGGCGCCAACTCTTCCGAACTGCCCTGGGGCGCGCCGGTCGCGGCGCTGCTGGTTGAAGTACAGGACGGCGAAGGCGATGTGGTGGCCAAGGCCGTAACCGACGGTGACGGAGCCTATTCGGTCTCCGGCCTCAAGGAAGGGAGTTACCTGGTGTCCGCGACGGAGAGCGAAAGCGGGGCGTCCGGAGCCTACGGCGTGGATGTCGCCGGGGGGACTGCCACCGTTCTCAACTTCGTCTTCGACGAGCGGCGCGACAGCCCTGTGATAGGCGTTCCCGCCGCCCGGCTGCTGCGCCGGGGGGAAGCCAATCCGGACCCGATGGAGAACGGGGTGGTGGACCTCGAAGACCTTGTCTTCGTGCGCAGCGAGATGGGGGCAAAGGCCGATGCCGGCCGCCGCGACGCGGATCTGGACGACAACGGCCGGGTCGATCATGCGGACCTGGCCCTGGTGCATTCTTCCTTCGGACAAGTGCTCCTCAACGCCGAGACGACCTTCGCGGCGGACGTCGCGCCGGGCGGGAGTACCTGTCAGGTGGCGGGCGGCATCGCCATCCAGTCGCAGTCCGGCCACACCACCGGCACCCTGAAGGCGATGGAAGGCGGTGTGGTTCGCTTCGAGGTCATCGACGACAGCGGGACGGCAACCTCCCCACAGATTGGGGGTCTGGTGTTCGATGACGATCCCGACGCCCCGAGCTACGTCGACATCTCCCTGGCGGACGGCCGTATCCTCGGCGGTGAAGTCGGTCTGGCGGTGACCTTCGACGCCGATCCGGACTCGACCTACATCGGGCGCGGCTCTGTTTCCGAAGGCTATGTCGCTTTCCGGCCCGGTGGGTTCGGCGGCTATCGCTTGGCGAGCGTGAGCGGCGAGCTCCAGGTCGGCAGCGTCCGGGTCGCCTACGCTTGCGACGAAGACAACGATCCGAAGGAGGACAAGGCGTGCGAGACCAAGCAGGTGCCGCGCGGGTCCGCTCAGTGCAGTCTCGGCGGTACGGCCTGCAAGACCAACGGCGCCGCCTGCGCCAAGAACGGCGGCTGCAAGACCTGCCACGACAGCACCGTGACCTACTACCACCCGAACAACCCGAACAGGCCCATCGGCACCAAGTGCACGGGGTGCTCCTGCTTCTAG
- a CDS encoding carboxypeptidase regulatory-like domain-containing protein, whose protein sequence is MLQRLFIATIVLSLLAVAPAAFAGSVTGTIVYDDRVPNLKPLRMDADPACAAKHDSPVYPEILVLGDNNALANVFVQVKNPPPGDYKPPSTPVVIDQVGCLYEPHVVGVMAGQTLQFKNSDGILHNVHGLPKENREFNIGMPASVTSKDQVLNKPEPVFPVKCDVHPWMQSYAAVMSHPFFAVSGKDGKFTIEDLPAGTYEISAWHERLGTQSSKVTVGDGAASADFTFKVPKK, encoded by the coding sequence ATGCTGCAACGACTTTTCATCGCCACCATCGTCTTGAGCCTACTCGCCGTCGCCCCGGCCGCTTTCGCCGGTTCGGTGACGGGCACCATCGTCTATGACGACCGAGTACCGAACCTGAAGCCCCTGAGGATGGATGCGGACCCGGCCTGCGCCGCCAAGCACGACAGCCCGGTGTATCCGGAGATCCTGGTGTTGGGCGACAACAATGCCTTGGCCAACGTTTTCGTGCAGGTCAAGAATCCACCGCCCGGAGACTACAAACCGCCATCCACGCCGGTGGTGATCGACCAGGTCGGCTGCCTCTACGAGCCCCACGTGGTGGGCGTGATGGCCGGCCAGACCCTGCAGTTCAAGAACTCCGATGGCATTCTCCACAACGTCCACGGCCTGCCGAAGGAAAACCGCGAGTTCAACATCGGCATGCCGGCGAGCGTGACCTCGAAGGACCAGGTACTCAACAAGCCGGAGCCGGTGTTCCCGGTGAAGTGCGACGTCCACCCGTGGATGCAGTCCTACGCGGCGGTGATGAGCCACCCTTTCTTCGCCGTATCCGGCAAGGACGGCAAGTTCACCATCGAGGATCTGCCGGCCGGCACCTATGAGATTTCGGCCTGGCACGAGAGGCTCGGTACCCAGAGTTCGAAGGTCACCGTCGGGGACGGCGCCGCCTCCGCCGACTTCACCTTCAAAGTTCCGAAGAAATAG
- a CDS encoding cbb3-type cytochrome c oxidase subunit I — translation MADHSHEHHPELGFWRKYVFSVDHKVIGIQYAITGLLFLLMGFCLMMLMRWQLAYPGEALPILGSLFGEDKMPGGIMLPEFYNQLGAMHGTIMVFLGVVPLAVGGFGNYVVPLQIGAPDMAFPRLNMMSYWVYLMGGLVMVASFFVPGGAAQSGWTSYPPLANIASSGQTFWLLGMVLLITSSLFGAVNFITTIIQLRADGLTFFKLPFFVWAQFVTAFLLLLAFPPLEAAGFMQLMDRLMDTSFFMPSGLVVSGEVLQNSGGGSPLLWQHLFWFLAHPEVYVLILPALGIVAEVIANNTRKPLWGYKSLVYSVIFLGFMSFIVWAHHMFITGMGSFMNAFFQTTTMIISIPSVIILTALIFSLWGGSIRFNTPMLFAVAFLPMFGIGGLTGLPLGLSASDIHLHDTYYVIAHFHYVVAPGTIFGLFAGIYYWYPKATGRMMNETLGKIHFWGSLICMNGIFLPMFVQGMAGMQRRLYDGGSIYAHAQETLDLHLMIGVSAWLMAIFQIPFIINFFLSLKKGKAVSENPWHATTLEWAAPSPPPHGNFATEPVVYGNPYEYSVPGADKDYSPQFEPTQTTPPPGEAEAQPAGG, via the coding sequence ATGGCTGACCACTCACACGAGCACCACCCGGAGCTCGGTTTTTGGCGTAAATACGTATTCTCCGTCGACCACAAGGTCATCGGAATCCAGTACGCCATCACCGGCCTGCTGTTCCTGCTCATGGGCTTCTGCCTGATGATGCTGATGCGCTGGCAGCTCGCCTATCCGGGCGAAGCGCTCCCCATCCTCGGCTCACTCTTCGGAGAGGACAAGATGCCCGGCGGCATCATGCTGCCGGAGTTCTACAACCAATTGGGCGCCATGCACGGCACCATCATGGTGTTCTTGGGGGTCGTGCCGCTGGCCGTCGGCGGCTTTGGCAACTACGTGGTACCGCTCCAAATCGGCGCGCCGGACATGGCCTTCCCGCGCCTCAACATGATGAGCTACTGGGTGTACCTGATGGGCGGCCTGGTAATGGTCGCCAGCTTCTTCGTCCCCGGCGGCGCCGCCCAGTCCGGCTGGACCTCATACCCGCCGCTGGCGAACATCGCCTCGTCCGGTCAGACATTCTGGCTTTTGGGCATGGTGCTCCTGATCACCTCGTCGCTCTTCGGCGCGGTCAACTTCATCACCACCATCATCCAGCTCCGCGCCGATGGCCTGACCTTCTTCAAGCTGCCCTTCTTCGTGTGGGCGCAGTTCGTGACGGCCTTCCTCCTGCTGTTGGCCTTCCCGCCGCTCGAGGCGGCCGGCTTCATGCAGTTGATGGACCGCCTGATGGACACCAGCTTCTTCATGCCCTCCGGTTTGGTGGTGTCCGGCGAAGTGCTCCAGAACTCCGGCGGCGGCAGCCCGCTTCTGTGGCAGCACCTGTTCTGGTTCCTCGCCCACCCGGAAGTCTACGTGCTGATCCTGCCGGCCCTGGGCATCGTCGCCGAAGTGATCGCCAACAACACCCGGAAGCCCCTGTGGGGCTACAAGTCGCTGGTCTACTCGGTGATCTTCTTGGGCTTCATGTCCTTCATCGTGTGGGCGCACCACATGTTCATCACCGGCATGGGCAGCTTCATGAACGCCTTCTTCCAGACCACCACGATGATCATCTCGATTCCATCGGTGATCATCTTGACGGCGTTGATCTTTTCCCTGTGGGGCGGCTCGATTCGGTTCAACACACCGATGCTCTTCGCTGTCGCCTTCCTACCGATGTTCGGTATCGGAGGACTGACCGGGCTTCCCCTCGGGCTATCGGCCTCGGACATCCACCTGCACGACACCTACTACGTGATCGCCCACTTCCACTACGTGGTGGCGCCGGGCACCATCTTCGGCCTGTTCGCGGGCATCTACTACTGGTATCCCAAAGCCACCGGCCGAATGATGAACGAGACCCTGGGCAAGATTCACTTCTGGGGCAGCCTGATCTGCATGAACGGCATCTTCCTGCCGATGTTCGTTCAGGGCATGGCCGGTATGCAGCGGCGCCTCTATGACGGCGGCTCGATCTACGCCCACGCCCAGGAAACACTCGATCTCCACCTGATGATCGGGGTCTCCGCCTGGCTGATGGCGATCTTCCAGATTCCCTTCATCATCAACTTCTTCCTGAGCCTCAAGAAGGGAAAGGCGGTGTCGGAGAATCCGTGGCACGCCACCACTCTGGAGTGGGCGGCACCTTCACCACCGCCGCACGGCAACTTCGCCACCGAGCCGGTGGTCTACGGCAACCCCTATGAATACAGCGTGCCGGGAGCCGACAAGGACTACTCGCCGCAGTTCGAGCCCACTCAGACCACACCTCCGCCGGGCGAAGCCGAAGCCCAGCCGGCGGGCGGATAG
- a CDS encoding cytochrome c oxidase subunit 3 gives MSEAIPYTVDARPDTGLNNVKIGIWLFLASEVMLFGALFAAYILLRVGADEWPVGSEILNVPLATLNTVVLISSSVTMVMAWASLIRKDFGKYRLYMGLTILCALGFLVIKYIEYSSKIHHGYLPETNTFLAIYFTLTGLHGLHVVGGAAMNAYLWGPGAKMWKTAPQQFINRVEASGLFWHFVDLVWIFLFPVLYLL, from the coding sequence ATGTCCGAAGCGATTCCCTATACCGTCGACGCCCGGCCGGACACCGGCTTGAACAACGTCAAGATCGGCATCTGGCTGTTTCTGGCCTCCGAGGTGATGCTCTTCGGTGCCCTGTTCGCCGCCTACATTCTGCTGCGGGTGGGGGCCGATGAATGGCCCGTGGGTTCCGAGATCCTCAACGTACCGCTGGCCACCTTGAACACCGTGGTGCTGATTTCTTCCAGCGTCACCATGGTGATGGCCTGGGCCTCGCTGATCCGCAAGGACTTCGGCAAATACCGCCTGTACATGGGGCTGACGATCCTCTGCGCCCTGGGCTTCCTGGTGATCAAGTACATCGAGTACTCGTCGAAGATCCACCACGGTTACCTCCCCGAAACGAACACCTTCCTGGCCATCTACTTCACGCTCACCGGCCTGCACGGCCTGCACGTAGTGGGCGGCGCGGCGATGAACGCCTACCTGTGGGGCCCTGGCGCCAAGATGTGGAAGACCGCCCCGCAGCAGTTCATCAACCGGGTCGAGGCGTCGGGCCTGTTCTGGCACTTCGTGGACCTCGTGTGGATCTTCCTGTTCCCGGTTCTCTACCTGCTGTAG
- a CDS encoding cytochrome C oxidase subunit IV family protein: MATEHDIDKQVRTYILVFVSLMVLTVITVGISYLDLPTGPAIALALVVALTKGSLVACFFMHLISERKLIYAVMALTVLFFIFVLIVPYFTDMDRITL; this comes from the coding sequence ATGGCGACCGAACACGATATCGACAAGCAGGTTCGCACCTACATCCTGGTGTTTGTCAGCCTGATGGTCCTGACGGTGATCACGGTGGGCATCTCTTACCTGGATCTGCCCACCGGTCCGGCGATCGCCCTGGCGCTGGTGGTCGCTCTGACCAAGGGCTCGCTGGTGGCCTGCTTCTTCATGCACCTAATCTCCGAACGCAAGCTGATCTACGCCGTCATGGCCTTGACGGTGTTGTTCTTCATCTTCGTTCTGATCGTGCCCTACTTCACGGACATGGATCGCATCACTCTGTAA